In Monodelphis domestica isolate mMonDom1 chromosome 3, mMonDom1.pri, whole genome shotgun sequence, the following proteins share a genomic window:
- the LOC130458088 gene encoding uncharacterized protein LOC130458088, whose amino-acid sequence MRTSMTFPSVGVMGKGSDPTSIPGFGGTQDRIGARRVSDSPAGSEGAGDGQPQVQAFLWAGGRGGGRGCWLSPQEQEVPPSSHSPHGGGGHRHALGSLGLDRRGEHLSTAPHRARLGAEVQVLATVPTLREPLTPPRELGGSRASEQFRPRRECERQRGGVFHTTEPRKTSRCTAGAQRTWENPSPLIPGGGLLRSELSRPRIRARWGRCSSNEGERGSRLPSFVCQEDRRRTAWLIRYLDVREAEGLLAGPSLANRRDSMLDD is encoded by the exons ATGAGGACATCCATGACTTTCCCGAGTGTGGGTGTGATGGGGAAAGGGAGTGACCCAACATCCATCCCGGGCTTTGGCGGAACGCAGGATAGAATCGGAGCGAGGAGGGTCTCAGACTCGCCGGCAG gGAGTGAAGGGGCAGGAGACGGGCAGCCTCAGGTCCAAG CGTTCCTTTGGGctggggggcggggtggggggaggggttgttGGCTCTCACCTCAGGAGCAGGAAGTCCCCCCCTCCAGTCATTCCCcccatgggggaggggggcaccGCCATGCCTTGGGCTCTCTCGGGCTAGATCGGAGAGGAGAGCATTTATCCACTGCACCCCACCGTGCCAGACTGGGAGCAGAAGTACAAGTGCTAGCGACGGTCCCTACCCTTCGAGAGCCTCTCACCCCGCCAAGAGAGCTAGGAGGAAGTAGGGCAAGCGAACAATTCAGGCCCAGACGAGAGTGCGAGAGGCAGCGTGGCGGGGTCTTTCACACAACAGAACCCAGAAAAACCTCCCGATGTACCGCCGGAGCCCAGAGAACGTGGGAGAATCCGTCGCCTTTGATCCCAGGAGGCGGGCTTCTGCGGAGCGAGCTCTCCCGGCCTCGG ATCCGCGCCCGCTGGGGCAGATGCTCATCCAACGAGGGTGAGCGCGGCTCCCGGCTGCCGTCCTTCGTTTGCCAAGAGGACCGGCGGCGGACAGCTTGGCTTATCCGTTACCTGGATGTCCGGGAGGCCGAAGGGCTCCTTGCTGGTCCCTCCCTCGCTAACAGGAGGGATTCCATGTTGGATGACTGA